CTTTGAGCGCGTCGTAGAGTGGTAACATCCGCTGGCAAAAAGCTTCCCATTCTCGCGCGCCTTGGGGGGTGATTTTAGCGACTTCAGCGGCGTAGCGCTGCAAATCGCAGTAAACCGGAAATACGCCTTCAGGAAAATGATAATGTCCGAGGGGGTCATACGCGATCGCCTCCACCGTTTCGCCCAATTCATCCAGCACTTGTTTGAGGGGATTCAAACTCGGTCGCTGTTGGCTCAAACCGCAGTAAAATGACGGGCCGGAGTCAAAATGAAACCCCTGCCGCGAAAAACCGTGGGCTGCACCGCCTGCAATGCTGTGACTCTCGCAAACCAGCACCCGCCAGCCCGCCTTCGCCAGCAATCCCGCCGCCGTCAAGCCACCGATACCGCTCCCGATAACAATCGCGTCGAATTGAGAATTCAAAGTTTCAAGTCCGAGAATTTTTCTGAAACCTCAATATCTTAATCCTCCTCGAAACCTAAAAATAGCGTCTAAGATTCGCCTTCCTCGTCTTCGTAAACCAACAAATCTCCCGGCTGACAGTCTAAAGCCTTACACAACGTACTTAGCGTCGCTTCATCAATGCGAGTCAGGCGGCGGCGAGTCTTGAGTCGAGAAATAGAGCGCGGGTTCATTCCCGTGAGACGAGCGAGTTCCTTGTTGCGAATATCTCGTTCTGCCATAACAACAGCTAATCTCCAGCGAATACCCATGCCCTTGCTATATAACCCTGCAACGCGATGCGTTCTCTCTTTCGCACTAAGATTCGCTCTCGTCCTCTTCGTAAACTAACAAATCTCCCGGCTGACAGTTTAAAGCCTTACACAACGCATCAAGCGTAGGTATGTCTAGTTTAAGCAGAGGGCGCTTTCTCAGCCGCGAAACCGAAGTCGGATGCAAGTCTACGAGCCGAGCTAGCTCTTTATTAGACATTTCTCGATCTGCCATGATAACGGCCAGTTTCCATCGAATTGCCACTCGACTGCTTCGTTCGTTTTGAGGGGGTTTGCATTGCCCATGCTACCACTGCTTGTTTTTTATCCTTACTAAAATAGCATCCAAAGCTAATTAATTAGCAAAAACTGTATTATCGTTATTCCCAACGCCGTTCGCACAGAACTGCTCGCTGAAGACATTTTGTAGGGTGGGCAGCGCCCACCAGCTAAGACTTTCAGTGTTTAGAAACGTACTTTCACAAGCCAGTAGCGCTATACCAGCAAGAATGAGGTTAATTGTTACATGGAATGAATTAATTAAAGTTAGTTTAAACTATTTTAAAACGAAATAACGGCAACAATTCATAGAAAAATATGAAAGTTTATTTGATTCTTTACACAAAGATCGAGCGTCGATGTATAATGGATTGCACGGACGCTTTTGGATTTTGTCAATGAAGACTCTGAACATCGAGAACTTGCCTGACGAACTCTATCGCAATCTTCAAAATCTTGCGGCTGCGCGCAAGTTAACGCTCAATGAAACCGCACTTTATCTTTTACAACAGGCATTTCAATTTCACGAGCTTCAAGATCAGCCGATGTCCGCAATTTTAGGAAAGATTCGCAGTCGCCCTAGAGTTAATCCGAACAGTTTGGGCTTGCTCGATAGTACGATGCTGATTCGTGAGGATCGCGATCGATGACAGCTTCCTTGCGATGCGTTTTAGATACCAATATTTGTATAAAGCTTTTTATTGACGATCCATTAACTCCCAAAGTCGATTTGCTTTTCGACCATTTAAACAATCCTTCGACTGAGTTTTTTGTACCCGACTTGTTCTATATTGAATGCGCCAACACCCTTTGGAAGTATGTTCGAGCGAATCTTTATACTGCCGCGCGAGTGCGAGAAGATTTAAATGATTTGAAAGCACTGCGCTTGCAAGTCACTCCTACAAAGCATTTAATGACTGAAGCCGTTCAAATTGGTTTAGACTACGGCATTACCGCTTATGATGGCTGCTATGTTGCTTTATCTGAGAGGGTTAATGCACCGCTATTGACACTAGATGAGCGGTTAGTAAATTCTCTAAAATCCAGCCGGTTTAATGTCGTTTCATTTACAACTTTTCTAGTCCCTCCATTGCCATCCTAAACTTCGTCAGAGATGCAAGCAAGAAGTTGTTGAAGTAATTTTGACCCAAGAAAGGGGGGCGATTGCTCTTCTTCTACATCATAGCAAGTAGGGTGGGCAGAGCATTTGTAAGATTGAGCGCGATGGGGATAACTTTCGAGTTGCCCTGCCCACCATTAATATTGGTGGGCATTGCTGATTCAGTAATAAGTTAGTCTGTCATAGGTAAATGTTCGGCAATGCACACCCTACTACATTGACTAGAAATATTCAGTCTATCCTCGGAAAATGTACGGAAAGTTTCTGGATAATATTCTCTGTAAGGAGATTATCCAGAAACTTTCTGTTTTTTGCACTTTGGGAATTGACTATCCAGAAAATGTCGGTACAATAAATAGTTATGTCGCTTGAGTCATGGGTATGAGTGTCACTTGATTTTTGTTTAGTGGGTGCTTCTTGTAAACAGTTCAGTGTGGACTTTTTGATGCTATGCAATTTCTAAACTATTCAGAATGTAGTTATTAATTGAAAAAATAGATTGTAGTAGAGCATTTTTAGATCAGCAGTACCGGAGGATATTGTCCATGTTGTCCCAGCATTTTCAACAAGCCCATGCAGAGATTGTCACAGTCGGCGAAAACTTACTTCAGTTTTTAAAAGAGTTTAGGC
The genomic region above belongs to Oscillatoria sp. FACHB-1406 and contains:
- a CDS encoding helix-turn-helix transcriptional regulator translates to MGIRWRLAVVMAERDIRNKELARLTGMNPRSISRLKTRRRLTRIDEATLSTLCKALDCQPGDLLVYEDEEGES
- a CDS encoding helix-turn-helix transcriptional regulator, whose protein sequence is MAIRWKLAVIMADREMSNKELARLVDLHPTSVSRLRKRPLLKLDIPTLDALCKALNCQPGDLLVYEEDESES
- a CDS encoding type II toxin-antitoxin system VapC family toxin, which gives rise to MTASLRCVLDTNICIKLFIDDPLTPKVDLLFDHLNNPSTEFFVPDLFYIECANTLWKYVRANLYTAARVREDLNDLKALRLQVTPTKHLMTEAVQIGLDYGITAYDGCYVALSERVNAPLLTLDERLVNSLKSSRFNVVSFTTFLVPPLPS